The following are encoded together in the Bicyclus anynana chromosome 2, ilBicAnyn1.1, whole genome shotgun sequence genome:
- the LOC112049850 gene encoding lipase 1-like: protein MASKANVTFPVLLASVVLVVATVVRLRLTPIGREVKRHLGYHEDSYLNFTEIATKYGFDCEEHAITTEDGYILTVFRIRRRDCARYKRPPVILMHGLLQSADSWLDAGPKSGLAYLIAGQCHELWVGNQRGNYYGRRHVRLNPDRDAEFWRFAVHEIGVYDIPATIDYVLKNTGEEKLNYVGFSQGAGTFFIMCSERPGSCDKVNVLVGLAPAARQTHTRSAPYRALATGINKFEGLLTSMGFHELFAKGAIEQEFLSFLCKFRATSEALCGVFLTIIDAFHPGSVSGESLRVLYGHFPAGTSTRNMARYGQSMQSDKFQKFDYGREMNLEMYGAERPPSYNLSAVTVPFVALYGRNDHLADSKDVHWLVQQLPNVLEAAEVADPLWNHLDVTYSQFNRRLIFPKLNQYLSKFSD from the coding sequence ATGGCGTCGAAAGCAAACGTCACCTTCCCCGTCCTGCTCGCGTCCGTCGTGCTCGTCGTGGCCACCGTGGTCAGACTGCGCCTGACGCCCATCGGCAGAGAGGTCAAACGCCACCTGGGCTACCACGAGGACTCCTACCTCAACTTCACCGAAATAGCCACCAAGTACGGGTTCGATTGCGAGGAGCACGCAATCACCACTGAAGACGGATACATCCTCACGGTATTTCGAATCAGAAGAAGGGATTGCGCTCGGTATAAGAGACCACCGGTGATTCTGATGCACGGCCTCCTCCAGAGCGCTGACTCTTGGCTGGACGCTGGCCCCAAATCGGGCCTGGCGTATCTGATAGCGGGCCAGTGCCACGAGCTGTGGGTCGGCAACCAACGCGGCAACTACTACGGCAGGCGACACGTGCGACTAAATCCAGACCGAGACGCTGAGTTCTGGAGATTCGCCGTACACGAAATAGGTGTGTACGATATCCCGGCTACGATAGATTACGTTTTAAAAAACACCGGAGAAGAGAAGCTGAACTACGTCGGGTTCTCCCAGGGCGCCGGGACCTTTTTCATCATGTGCTCAGAGCGGCCGGGCTCCTGCGACAAGGTGAACGTCCTCGTGGGGCTGGCGCCGGCGGCGAGGCAGACGCACACTAGATCGGCCCCCTACAGAGCGTTGGCTACAGGGATAAATAAATTCGAAGGACTGCTGACCTCGATGGGCTTTCACGAACTTTTCGCCAAAGGTGCGATCGAGCAAGAGTTCCTCTCTTTCCTGTGCAAGTTCCGTGCGACTTCCGAGGCTCTCTGCGGGGTGTTCTTGACTATAATAGACGCGTTCCACCCCGGCTCCGTGAGCGGTGAGTCCCTCCGAGTGTTGTACGGCCACTTCCCGGCAGGAACGTCGACTCGCAACATGGCGCGATACGGGCAGAGCATGCAATCGGACAAATTCCAAAAGTTTGATTATGGAAGAGAAATGAATCTCGAAATGTACGGAGCGGAGCGGCCGCCGAGCTACAACCTGAGTGCAGTGACCGTCCCCTTTGTCGCGCTGTACGGCCGGAACGATCACTTGGCGGACTCAAAGGACGTGCATTGGTTGGTGCAGCAGTTGCCTAACGTGTTGGAAGCTGCGGAAGTGGCCGACCCTCTGTGGAATCACCTCGACGTGACGTACAGCCAGTTCAACAGACGTTTGATCTTTCCCAAATTGAATCAGTATTTGTCGAAGTTTAGTGATTAA
- the LOC112049846 gene encoding lipase 1-like, which produces MQPLLINSRVRAIYILFIAGIMAFRTIVTILLLSIAISTGNGAILEPLVNLLLNTDKPVSDLHKSRVLNFTELSGLHGFTTEEHTVTTDDGYVITIFRMRRGDCDECTGRPVLLMQGLYQGPEAWLDAGPDAGLAYLLANECRDVWVGSQRGTVHARKHVNLDPDRDAEFWQFSVDEIGFYDIPATIDYILKCTETEKLNYVGFSQGVGTFVVMCSERPGYCDKVNMFIALAPATRLYKTKSVMFRAVFESFYALEETLSSAGVNEVFARGGFLQGPLAQMCESPAKAQALCGSAYGLIDSFHAGSVTNETVRLIASHFPAGTSAHNLARYGQGLLTENFQKFDYGKDKNVAMYGTEQPPVYNVSAVTAPCAIFYGLNDHIVDPVDVFWFRDRLPNLKEATPIAVPQWNHFDMIHSKDIKPVVFDKFFHYI; this is translated from the coding sequence ATGCAACCATTGTTAATAAATAGCCGTGTTAGAGCGATTTACATCTTATTCATAGCTGGTATAATGGCGTTCAGAACAATCGTCACGATCCTTCTGTTGTCGATAGCCATTTCTACTGGAAATGGTGCAATTCTTGAACCACTCGTGAACCTTTTGCTGAATACGGACAAGCCTGTCTCGGATCTGCATAAGAGCCGTGTGCTTAACTTTACAGAGCTGAGTGGTCTGCACGGGTTTACGACGGAAGAACACACAGTGACCACCGACGATGGGTACGTTATCACCATTTTTAGAATGAGAAGAGGGGACTGTGACGAGTGTACAGGACGTCCGGTGCTGCTGATGCAAGGCTTGTACCAGGGCCCGGAAGCGTGGCTGGACGCGGGCCCGGACGCGGGCCTGGCGTATCTGCTGGCGAACGAGTGTCGCGATGTGTGGGTCGGCAGCCAGCGCGGCACCGTCCACGCCAGGAAACATGTCAATCTAGATCCAGATAGAGATGCAGAATTTTGGCAATTTTCGGTCGACGAAATAGGTTTTTATGACATACCGGCtactatagattatattttaaaatgtactgAAACAGAAAAACTGAATTATGTTGGCTTTTCCCAGGGTGTTGGAACGTTTGTCGTCATGTGCTCCGAGAGGCCTGGTTATTGCGACAAAGTTAATATGTTCATAGCTTTAGCTCCGGCGACGAGACTTTACAAAACGAAGTCTGTGATGTTTAGAGCTGTTTTTGAAAGTTTTTACGCATTGGAAGAAACTTTGTCCTCGGCGGGCGTCAATGAAGTCTTCGCTAGAGGAGGGTTCTTGCAAGGGCCGTTAGCTCAAATGTGTGAGTCTCCAGCGAAAGCCCAGGCCCTTTGTGGTTCTGCGTACGGACTGATAGATTCATTTCATGCGGGATCCGTAACTAATGAAACGGTGCGACTGATAGCCTCTCACTTTCCGGCTGGTACTTCAGCTCATAATTTGGCTCGATATGGGCAGGGTTTGCTTAcggaaaactttcaaaaatttgaTTATGGAAAAGATAAAAATGTCGCAATGTACGGCACAGAGCAACCACCGGTATACAACGTGAGTGCTGTGACTGCGCCTTGCGCAATTTTCTATGGACTAAACGATCATATCGTTGATCCGGTAGATGTGTTTTGGTTCAGGGATCGATTGCCGAACTTGAAGGAAGCGACGCCGATAGCTGTCCCGCAGTGGAATCACTTCGACATGATACACTCGAAAGACATTAAACCAGTCGTCTTTGATAAATTCTTCcactatatataa
- the LOC112049871 gene encoding lipase 3-like: protein MAFIAKATLFLLSVAVTVKNSLSFNQTSGIPGNSVSPHVDIHRDRFMNFTELSGHYGFATEEHTVTTEDGYVLTVFRMTGRDCVEFNKSPVLLMHGLFQSADAWLDAGPDAGLAYLIAAQCHELWVGNQRGNYYGRRHVRLDPDRDAKFWKFSTDEMGIYDIPAIVDYVLKNTRQEKLIYVGFSQAVGTSLIMCSERPGYCDKVSLIIALAPATRITNIKSVMLKTIFETVNKLQGVLLSTGVHELFARGALVQGLLGQLCKFRSTSRTICGTGLGLLDAFHPGSIDDDALQLIATHTPAGTSTQTLVRYGQSLKTDKFQKFDYGKAKNLEIYGTERPPVYNLDAATAPVALFYGLNDNVDDIEDVFWLKNQLPNLVEAIQIADPLWNHFDMIYSRHVKKLVYPKVKQYLFNYS from the coding sequence ATGGCGTTCATAGCAAAGGCCACGTTATTTTTACTATCGGTAGCCGTTActgtaaaaaatagtttaagtTTTAATCAAACGAGCGGCATTCCCGGTAACTCCGTCAGCCCACACGTGGATATTCATAGAGATCGTTTTATGAATTTCACTGAGCTAAGTGGTCATTACGGTTTCGCGACGGAAGAGCACACAGTGACCACTGAGGATGGATATGTACTTACTGTTTTTCGAATGACAGGACGGGACTGCGTCGAGTTCAATAAGTCTCCGGTGCTGCTGATGCACGGCCTGTTCCAGAGCGCAGACGCGTGGCTGGACGCCGGGCCGGACGCGGGCCTGGCGTATCTGATAGCGGCCCAGTGCCACGAGCTGTGGGTCGGCAATCAACGCGGCAACTACTACGGCAGGCGACACGTGCGACTCGACCCAGACAGAGATGCAAAGTTTTGGAAATTTTCCACCGACGAAATGGGAATATACGACATTCCTGCAATTGTAGATTACGTTTTAAAAAATACCCGCCAGGAGAAGCTGATATACGTCGGCTTCTCCCAGGCGGTAGGGACGAGCCTGATCATGTGCTCAGAAAGACCCGGCTATTGTGACAAAGTGAGTCTTATAATAGCACTGGCTCCGGCAACGAGAATCACCAACATTAAGTCAGTGATGCTGAAAACTATCTTTGAAACTGTGAATAAATTGCAAGGAGTTCTGTTGTCGACGGGTGTCCATGAGCTGTTTGCTAGAGGAGCGCTCGTGCAAGGGTTGTTAGGTCAACTGTGCAAGTTTCGATCGACTTCGCGGACCATTTGCGGTACCGGGTTAGGCCTTCTGGATGCGTTTCACCCGGGGTCCATAGATGATGACGCTCTGCAGCTGATAGCCACACACACCCCGGCTGGTACTTCAACGCAGACTTTGGTGCGATATGGACAGAGTTTAAAGACggacaaatttcaaaaattcgattATGGAAAAGCAAAAAATCTGGAAATTTATGGAACCGAGAGACCTCCGGTCTACAACTTGGATGCTGCGACTGCGCCGGTGGCACTGTTCTACGGCCTGAACGATAATGTCGATGATATAGAGGACGTGTTCTGGTTGAAAAATCAATTGCCGAACTTGGTGGAGGCGATACAAATCGCTGACCCGCTGTGGAATCACTTCGACATGATCTATAGCCGGCACGTTAAGAAATTGGTTTACCCTAAAGTGAAAcagtatttgtttaattatagttaa